Proteins encoded in a region of the Pseudomonas putida genome:
- the lptB gene encoding LPS export ABC transporter ATP-binding protein, with amino-acid sequence MATLKAQHLAKSYKGRQVVRDVSLSIDSGQIVGLLGPNGAGKTTCFYMIVGLVQAEQGRVLIDNLDVSHQPMHGRARAGIGYLPQEASIFRKLSVADNIMAILETRKDLDREGRRKELESLLQEFHISHIRDNLGMSLSGGERRRVEIARALATAPKFILLDEPFAGVDPISVGDIKQIIHHLKAKGIGVLITDHNVRETLDICETAYIVNDGRLIAEGDAETILANDLVKEVYLGHEFRL; translated from the coding sequence ATGGCAACCCTCAAAGCCCAGCACCTGGCCAAGAGCTACAAGGGCCGGCAGGTGGTACGTGATGTCAGCCTGTCGATCGACAGCGGCCAGATCGTCGGCCTGCTCGGCCCTAACGGCGCCGGCAAGACCACCTGCTTCTACATGATCGTCGGGCTGGTCCAGGCCGAACAGGGCCGGGTACTGATCGACAACCTCGATGTCAGCCATCAGCCCATGCATGGCCGTGCGCGCGCCGGTATCGGCTACCTGCCGCAGGAAGCTTCGATCTTCCGCAAGCTGTCGGTGGCCGACAACATCATGGCCATCCTCGAAACCCGCAAGGACCTGGACCGCGAAGGCCGCCGCAAGGAGCTGGAAAGCCTGCTGCAGGAGTTCCACATCAGCCACATCCGCGACAACCTCGGCATGAGCCTGTCCGGCGGTGAACGCCGCCGCGTCGAAATTGCCCGCGCCCTGGCGACCGCACCCAAGTTCATCCTGCTGGACGAACCGTTCGCAGGTGTCGACCCGATCTCGGTCGGCGACATCAAGCAGATCATCCACCACCTCAAGGCCAAAGGTATCGGTGTACTGATCACCGACCACAACGTGCGTGAGACCCTGGATATCTGCGAAACCGCCTACATCGTCAACGATGGCCGGTTGATTGCCGAAGGCGACGCCGAAACCATCCTTGCCAACGATCTGGTCAAAGAGGTTTACCTGGGCCACGAGTTCCGCCTCTGA
- the lptA gene encoding lipopolysaccharide transport periplasmic protein LptA, which translates to MRLVKTLPLLLSLSAALGSASALALPNDRDQPIRIQADNAHLDDKQGVATYTGDVIITQGSMMIKGNTVTITRSASGDIDVVTSVGNLAYFEQQQSAAKPDKMKGWGVTIQYQSQKDLVILTDRAKVENEGNTTEGEKIVYNTQTQVATAGRGGNVTTPRQRIDMVIQPKKKAE; encoded by the coding sequence ATGAGGCTCGTTAAAACCCTCCCCCTTTTGCTCAGCCTGAGCGCAGCACTGGGAAGCGCGAGCGCCCTCGCCCTGCCGAATGACCGTGACCAGCCTATCCGCATCCAGGCCGATAACGCCCACCTGGATGACAAGCAAGGCGTGGCCACCTACACCGGCGACGTGATCATCACCCAGGGTTCGATGATGATCAAAGGCAACACCGTGACCATCACCCGTTCCGCCTCCGGCGATATCGACGTGGTGACCTCGGTGGGCAACCTGGCCTACTTCGAGCAGCAGCAGAGCGCAGCCAAGCCGGACAAGATGAAGGGCTGGGGCGTGACCATCCAGTACCAGTCGCAGAAGGACCTGGTGATCCTCACCGACCGCGCCAAGGTCGAGAACGAAGGCAACACCACCGAAGGCGAGAAGATCGTCTACAACACCCAGACCCAGGTGGCGACCGCCGGTCGCGGTGGCAACGTGACTACACCGCGTCAGCGTATCGACATGGTGATCCAGCCCAAGAAGAAGGCCGAGTAA
- the lptC gene encoding LPS export ABC transporter periplasmic protein LptC, whose amino-acid sequence MFSKKARNIVLLGAIAALLVAIGYWNVSPESFLDKPVAQVDESAIDYYAINAHSVQFLPDGKLQYEMTADKVEHLKASEITLLTTPDLHMYRGTEYPWHVQSTRAEVNPDGTEVELIDKVRVARTDEKQRETIITSSRMTVFPQKQYAQTEQAVRIDGAGGTTTGKGMKAYLKEGKMDLLSNVRGQYEAR is encoded by the coding sequence ATGTTCAGCAAGAAAGCCCGAAACATTGTGCTGCTCGGGGCGATCGCCGCCCTGCTGGTAGCCATTGGCTACTGGAATGTCAGCCCGGAAAGCTTCCTCGACAAGCCGGTGGCCCAAGTCGACGAAAGCGCCATCGACTATTACGCGATCAACGCCCACAGCGTGCAGTTCCTGCCCGACGGCAAGCTGCAGTACGAAATGACCGCCGACAAGGTCGAGCACCTCAAGGCCAGCGAAATTACCCTGCTGACCACGCCGGACCTGCACATGTACCGCGGCACCGAATACCCGTGGCACGTACAAAGCACCCGCGCCGAGGTCAACCCGGACGGTACCGAGGTCGAGCTGATCGACAAGGTACGGGTTGCCCGCACCGACGAAAAGCAGCGTGAAACCATCATTACCAGCTCACGCATGACCGTGTTCCCGCAGAAGCAATATGCGCAGACCGAGCAAGCCGTTAGAATCGACGGCGCCGGTGGCACAACTACGGGCAAAGGAATGAAAGCGTATTTGAAAGAAGGCAAGATGGACTTGCTCTCTAACGTAAGAGGACAGTATGAGGCTCGTTAA
- a CDS encoding KdsC family phosphatase yields MNQDLMQRGKSIKLAVFDVDGVLTDGRLYFLEDGSEFKTFNTLDGQGIKMLMASGVTTAIISGRKTPVVERRAKNLGIPHLYQGREDKLVVLDGLLAELGLSYDQVAYLGDDLPDLPVIRRVALGMAVANAAPFVRQHAHGVTQARGGEGAAREFCELIMQAQGTLDAANANYL; encoded by the coding sequence ATGAACCAGGACCTCATGCAACGCGGCAAGAGCATCAAGCTCGCGGTATTCGACGTGGACGGCGTGCTCACCGACGGGCGCCTGTACTTCCTCGAGGACGGCAGCGAATTCAAGACCTTCAACACGCTCGATGGCCAGGGCATCAAGATGCTCATGGCCTCGGGGGTGACCACCGCCATCATCAGCGGGCGCAAGACCCCGGTGGTCGAGCGTCGCGCCAAGAACCTCGGTATCCCGCACCTGTATCAGGGGCGCGAGGATAAATTGGTGGTGCTTGACGGCCTGCTCGCCGAACTGGGCCTAAGCTATGATCAAGTGGCCTACCTGGGGGATGACCTGCCCGACCTGCCGGTGATTCGCCGGGTGGCACTGGGCATGGCTGTAGCCAACGCCGCACCGTTCGTACGCCAGCACGCTCATGGCGTGACCCAGGCACGCGGTGGCGAAGGCGCGGCCCGTGAATTCTGCGAACTGATCATGCAGGCCCAGGGCACCCTGGACGCTGCCAACGCCAACTACCTGTAA